A genomic stretch from Aedes albopictus strain Foshan chromosome 2, AalbF5, whole genome shotgun sequence includes:
- the LOC134288470 gene encoding uncharacterized protein LOC134288470: MLQHRTRANEARYKQARNRQNSVFRMKKRQQEERDREAMEELYRAKDTRKFYEKLNRSRRGFVPQADMCRDNHGNILASEREVVERWWQHYDEHLNGDVASTEGGVVTDLGVCAQDERLPAPDLQEIEQEVGRLKNNKAAGADQLPSELLKYGGEALLRALHWVITKIWEEEVLPEELMEGIVCPIYKKGDNTDKQT; the protein is encoded by the coding sequence atgctgcaacaccgtacgagagcgaatgaggcacgttacaaacaggcgcggaacagacagaactcagtcttccggatgaagaagcgccagcaggaagaacgagatcgcgaagcgatggaagagctgtaccgcgctaaggacacacgaaagttctacgagaagctgaaccgctcgcgcagaggctttgtgccacaagccgacatgtgccgagataatcacgggaatattctcgcgagcgagcgtgaggtggtcgagaggtggtggcagcattacgatgagcacctcaatggcgacgttgcaagtaccgaaggtggcgtggtaacagatcttggagtatgtgcacaggacgaaagacttccggcccctgacctccaagagattgagcaggaggttggccggttgaaaaacaacaaagccgctggagcagatcaactaccaagcgagcttctaaaatacggtggagaagcactgttgagagcactacactgggtcattaccaagatttgggaggaggaagtattaccggaggaattgatggaaggtatcgtgtgtcccatctacaaaaagggcgacaa